TAATACTGAAGATTTATCGCTACGTTTTGAGTTTAGTGGCTCAGTTGAGACATTAGGCCTGACTCATAACTTATTAGTTGGCGGTGACGCCTACGAGTATGAACTTGATCGTGTGGTGTTGCGATACCGAGATAATGCCAACAAAGGTGATTATGCGATTGACTTTGACAAGCCAGTATATCGCGATCCAAAAGACCTGCCTGCGATGGGGGATAACATCAACGATGTTGAGTTGCAAAAAGGTCAAGGCGTGTATTTCCAAGATCAGATTGATCTATCTGATAAGTGGAAAGCGATGTTTGGGATGCGTTATGACAACTTCAGTCAAGAGATCACAAATCGATTAGGTGACACCAATACTGTCAAAAGTTCTTACTCCTTTTTTAACCCGCGCTTTGGCTTAGTGTATGAGCTTTCAAATGATGCGCGTGTTTATGCCAGTTACTCTGAAGGTGCTCGCCCCAATGCTGGTGTTGATACCAAGGGAAATGCCCATGACCCAGAGCAAAGTCACTCTTATGAGTTGGGGATTAAGTGGGATTCGCAAGCACTGGGTTTACGCGGCACTGCAGCAATTTTTGACACTAAAAAATTCAATATTCTAGCCAGTGCTCCTTCGGGAGATGGCTCAACAGAGGCTATTGGGGAAGCAACTAGTAAGGGCTTTGAGCTTGATTTGGCTTATGACTTAACCGAAGACACATTGGTGTCATTAGCGTATGCATACATCGATGCGCAAAATGCTAAGGATATTAAGTTATGGGGTGCGCCGATTAAAAAAGGTGCTGGCCTTGCCAATGTACCTAAACATAGCGGGAGTTTAATCGTGCGTCACTTTGCTGAAATTGGTAACTACGAAGGTAATGCAGGCTTCATTGCTAAGTACGTTGGTGAGCAAGTGGGTGACTTTACCGATCAAGATTTCAAGCTTCCTAGCTACCAACTGTTGAATTTGTTTGCCAATGTCAGCTTAAACGACAGCTTGGAGTTGAGCTTTAACATCGAAAACCTGTTTAACGAGGAGTATTACATCAATTCGTACCAACGAGCCTGGACGATGCCGGGAGCTCCGCGTACGTTCAAAGCCTCAGTTAAGTACACCTTTTAGGTAAGCAGATTCTGAGCAAACCAACCTGAACAAGCCAAAAATATAAAATGTTACCTAGTATCATTGCCTTGTTTTGGTTTAGTATTAGCCGGCATTTTGCCGGCTTTGTTTGTTCTATCGACAGCTTAGTTTTTGGTTGCATCAATGGGCGTAGAGCATTGATTAATGATAAAAACAAGAGAACTTATTTGTGAATAAAGAGATAGTTAAAGCGTCATCATTAAGCGTTAGTTTCAATAATCAAACAGTACTTGAACACGTCGATTTTTCCATTGGTGAAGGAGAGGTGTTTGCGCTTCTTGGTGGCAATGGCGCGGGCAAGTCAACCACGCTTAAAACATTTCTAGGGACTGTTAAATCAAGCAGTGGTAGTGCCAGCGTACTTGGAATGGACGTGGCAGAAGATATTGACCAAATCCGCCGTAAGGTTGCCTATTTGCCTGAGTCAGTCACCCTTTATGGACATTTGACAGGTGTTGAAAATATTGAATATTTCTTGTCATTGGCAAATGTGGACCGCTCTAGTACTGAGATTGAACAAGCTTTAGTTCGCGTAGCATTGCAGCAAGAAGCATGGCACCGTGAAATGTCTCACTATTCTAAGGGGATGCGTCAAAAAACAGCAATTGCATTGGCATTGCTACGTGAAGCACCTGTACTGTTTTTGGATGAGCCAACCTCGGGCCTAGACCCAAATGCCATTGATGAGTTTAACCAGCTAATTGCGACCCTAGCGGCAGAAGGCACCACAGTATTTATGGTGACCCATGACGTGTATGGCGCCTGCCAAATTGCTCATCGAATTGGCTTGCTTGATCAGGGACGCATAGTGGGCATGTTTGAGCGTGGAGAGGGTGAACGAATCGATACCGAAGTGGTGCATACTGCGTTCTCTAATCGAGGTAAGTCATGACTCCAATTAAGCTCATCATGGCTGACGAATGGCGTTTTTGGAAGCGCACTCGCCTTGCCGTTAGCGTTATTTTTATGGGGATAGCACTCACTCTGGTAGCCGCTATTGTCAATACAGTCGAGATGCAACATGCCACCCATGAGCGCGAACATCTGCAACATACCTCTGAGTCGCGATTTTTAGAACAACCTGACCGACACCCGCATCGTATGGTGCACTATGGTCACTATGTGTTTAGAACGCCAGCACCGCTTAGCATTATTGAGCCAGGCGTAGATGACTATAGTGGCTCATCGATTTTCTTAGAAGGCCACAAGCAAAATACACCTATGTTCGCCGAGCAAGGGCAAGCCTCTGGCATGACGCATTTTAGTAATCTCACTCCAAGCTTTTTGCTTCAGGTGATTGTGCCTCTGTTCATTATCTTGGTTGGTTACGCCAGTATTACCCGAGAGAAAGAAGCTGGAACGTTAAATATTATGCTTACACAAGGTGTCAGCCTGTGGAGCTTAATGCTAGGTAAGTTGTTCGCCTTAGCTGGAAGTGGTTTGTTAATGCTTGTACCCCTTGTAATCGCAGTGATTTGGGCTGCATCAAATGGTGAGGCGCTGCTGACTAGTTTGAGTTTTGTGTTTGGCTACCTTGTATACATTCTGATTTGGAGTGGCATTGTGATTGCCGCATCAGCCATGCATAAAAGAAGTAGCGCTAGCTTTACGACGCTGGTGGGACTGTGGATTGTGCTATGTATTTTGACTCCTCGAATAGCCAGTACAGGCGCTTCAGCTATTGCACCCACTCCGGGAAAATTGGAAACCGACTTCATTGTCACCAAAGAGCTAGAAAAGCTTGGTAATGGACACAATGTTTCTGATCCTGCTTTTGACCAGTTAAAGCAAGAATTATTTAGTAAGTATAATGTTGATAAAATTGAAGATTTGCCGTTTAACTTTCGTGGTACAGCAGTGCAAATTTTTGAAGAGAAACTCACTACGGTGCTAAATGAATTTGCCGAGCAACGCATGGCTGAGGAACTAAACCAAGCCCTTATTGCTCGCCAATTCGGTTGGCTGTCACCAACGACAGCAATGCGTTCATTATCTATGGTGATCGCTGGCAGCAGTATTGAAACTCATCATCGCTTTTTGCGAGAAGCAGAAACCCTGCGATACGACTTTGTGCAGTCGTTAAACAAAATCCAAACCGACGACATGACCTATGAAGACGATATGAAAGGATATGATGATCCTGCATCACGCGTAGAGTCTAGCAACTGGGAACTGCTGTCAACGTTCTCATTTAAGCCTGATTCAGCATCAACTCGGGTGGCGCGAAGCTTGCCTTATGCAGCGCAGTTACTGTTTTGGTTATTGCTAGTTGGACTGTCGATGCGCTTGGCGTTAAGGAGAGTGAGTTGATGAGTTATTTAGCACACATTAAAAGAGAAACTAGGTTTCTTTTTAAACAGCGCTATGTGCTAGCGATATTGTCTATTGTGTTTTCGCTTTCAGTGTTTGCGGTTTGGTCTGGTATTTTGGAGTCTCAAGCACAATCTAAGACCATTGAGCGTTTAATTGAAAAAGATGCGCAAGAGCGTGCGCATATTCTCACCAAAAAGTCAGATTATGGCAGTGCAGGCTACTACAGTTTTCACTTAACGTACTCTGAGCCATCAAGTGCCGCATTTGCTGCGATTGGTCAACGTGATATTCATCCTTGGAAGCATCGCATTCGTCTGTTGGCGCTAGAAGGACAAATTTACGAAACCGATGCGGCTAACCCTGAATTATCATTTGTTGGGCGTTTTGACTTTGCCTTCTTAGCTAGCGTGCTTTTACCCTTATTCGTGATTTTACTATTGCATGATATGCGAGCTGCTGAGCGATCATCAGGGCGTTATGATTTGTTGATTTCGACTGCTGGTACATGGAAGCATTTATGGCTAGCAAGAGCACTCGTGCTTACTAGCGCGTTGATGCTTGCTTTGATATTACCTTTGCTAGCTGGTGCACTTTGGTCACAAACGCCTATTAAGCTAACTGCCTCTATGGCGCTAGTCGTGATAGGTCACCTTGTTTTTTGGTCGTTAATGGTGCTGTGGTATACCGCGAGCAGCTTTGCACAAAAACAAACTTCGGCCCAAATTGCGTCAGTGCTGCTGTCTGCATGGCTCGCCGTTACTGTGTTGGTGCCAGTTGCTAGCGATATGGCTATCAATCATATGATAGATAGCCCAAATGGTGGTGACATAGTGTTAACTCAGCGAGAAGCTGTTAATGATGCTTGGGATTTGCCAGCTAAAGAGACATGGGATGTGTTCCTTACTGATTACCCTCAATGGCGAGAACTTGCTACCAAACCACCTGAAAAGGGTTTCAATTGGAAGTGGTACTACGCTTTCCAGCATGTCGGCGATTTAAAAACGCATGAGTTGTCGCAAGGCTTTCGCGATGCAAAGATAGCTAAAGATACGTTAGCAGGGCGTTTTGCGCTGCTATCCCCACCGATGTTTACTCAACGCCTGATTGCATCCATTGCACAAACAGATACTCAAGCTGCAGTCGCTTATGAGCAAAGCGTTCGCGATTATCATCAGACCATGAGGCACTTTTATTATCCAAGGTTATTTGGTGAGGCTGAGTTTGACCAACAGGAGATGGCAAAGCTTCCTGAGTTTTCACATTTATAGCGTTTTGCTTTGAAGTTGTGAGGGCGAGCTTATTCAGTCCCCTCTACATCTTTGTGGATTCGCTCAAACTTTATGATTTGATACCGGCTGCTATGGCGGTATCAATTTTAAGCGTTTAAGCGATGACGTTAAATATAACGATAAGTTTTAGTAATTATAATGAATAACAACAATACGCCAATTGCAGCAGTACAAACCCACGCAGAGCATATTAAAAAACGCATTGCTTCAATTGATATCATGCGTGGTATCGTGATGCTTATTATGCTGCTCGATCACACGCGTGAGCGCTTTATGTATCACAACCAGGTCTCTAACCCGATGGACTTGAGCGATACCAGCACGGAAATGTTCTTCACGCGTACGCTTGCTCATTTGTGTGCGCCAACCTTTGTCTTTTTAACCGGGTTGTCGGCGTGGCTGTATTCACATCCCGCCAACAA
This DNA window, taken from Shewanella maritima, encodes the following:
- a CDS encoding ABC transporter ATP-binding protein, whose translation is MNKEIVKASSLSVSFNNQTVLEHVDFSIGEGEVFALLGGNGAGKSTTLKTFLGTVKSSSGSASVLGMDVAEDIDQIRRKVAYLPESVTLYGHLTGVENIEYFLSLANVDRSSTEIEQALVRVALQQEAWHREMSHYSKGMRQKTAIALALLREAPVLFLDEPTSGLDPNAIDEFNQLIATLAAEGTTVFMVTHDVYGACQIAHRIGLLDQGRIVGMFERGEGERIDTEVVHTAFSNRGKS
- a CDS encoding DUF3526 domain-containing protein, whose translation is MTPIKLIMADEWRFWKRTRLAVSVIFMGIALTLVAAIVNTVEMQHATHEREHLQHTSESRFLEQPDRHPHRMVHYGHYVFRTPAPLSIIEPGVDDYSGSSIFLEGHKQNTPMFAEQGQASGMTHFSNLTPSFLLQVIVPLFIILVGYASITREKEAGTLNIMLTQGVSLWSLMLGKLFALAGSGLLMLVPLVIAVIWAASNGEALLTSLSFVFGYLVYILIWSGIVIAASAMHKRSSASFTTLVGLWIVLCILTPRIASTGASAIAPTPGKLETDFIVTKELEKLGNGHNVSDPAFDQLKQELFSKYNVDKIEDLPFNFRGTAVQIFEEKLTTVLNEFAEQRMAEELNQALIARQFGWLSPTTAMRSLSMVIAGSSIETHHRFLREAETLRYDFVQSLNKIQTDDMTYEDDMKGYDDPASRVESSNWELLSTFSFKPDSASTRVARSLPYAAQLLFWLLLVGLSMRLALRRVS
- a CDS encoding DUF3526 domain-containing protein, with translation MSYLAHIKRETRFLFKQRYVLAILSIVFSLSVFAVWSGILESQAQSKTIERLIEKDAQERAHILTKKSDYGSAGYYSFHLTYSEPSSAAFAAIGQRDIHPWKHRIRLLALEGQIYETDAANPELSFVGRFDFAFLASVLLPLFVILLLHDMRAAERSSGRYDLLISTAGTWKHLWLARALVLTSALMLALILPLLAGALWSQTPIKLTASMALVVIGHLVFWSLMVLWYTASSFAQKQTSAQIASVLLSAWLAVTVLVPVASDMAINHMIDSPNGGDIVLTQREAVNDAWDLPAKETWDVFLTDYPQWRELATKPPEKGFNWKWYYAFQHVGDLKTHELSQGFRDAKIAKDTLAGRFALLSPPMFTQRLIASIAQTDTQAAVAYEQSVRDYHQTMRHFYYPRLFGEAEFDQQEMAKLPEFSHL
- a CDS encoding TonB-dependent siderophore receptor, giving the protein MGHVRHSWFCGDENSPSGYLINGFNAGRGYSGNRDMSNVEMIEVLKGPSSALYGRGEPGGTINITTKKPQFEEAGSFKLTGGSFNTYRAEGDYTNAITDNLAFRINGAHEDAESYRDHVYNKKTVLTPSFLYELSRDTKVSYELELVDQEAVMDRGIVAVEGKEFNRNRFYGEPGDGPVKIKALGHQVQVQHDFENDWALTAGASYRTSQFQGTATEATGYIAETNQVSRQRRYRDFNTEDLSLRFEFSGSVETLGLTHNLLVGGDAYEYELDRVVLRYRDNANKGDYAIDFDKPVYRDPKDLPAMGDNINDVELQKGQGVYFQDQIDLSDKWKAMFGMRYDNFSQEITNRLGDTNTVKSSYSFFNPRFGLVYELSNDARVYASYSEGARPNAGVDTKGNAHDPEQSHSYELGIKWDSQALGLRGTAAIFDTKKFNILASAPSGDGSTEAIGEATSKGFELDLAYDLTEDTLVSLAYAYIDAQNAKDIKLWGAPIKKGAGLANVPKHSGSLIVRHFAEIGNYEGNAGFIAKYVGEQVGDFTDQDFKLPSYQLLNLFANVSLNDSLELSFNIENLFNEEYYINSYQRAWTMPGAPRTFKASVKYTF